In the Vicia villosa cultivar HV-30 ecotype Madison, WI unplaced genomic scaffold, Vvil1.0 ctg.000024F_1_1, whole genome shotgun sequence genome, taatattcaatattttgatgatatttttaaaataaaattaaattaattttaacattgtttaaaaatttgatgataattaaaatattttataataacaaaaaacttaaattgaaaaattataatgaagaaatattctatcaaattatatagtacaattaataataactatttaatataattgattaaactcaatttacagatcaaatatattattccatatataaaaatatttgaatcaatagttaattattcttatatataaatatttttgttttggaattatttataaaactatttaaatcaactgtaaacttattctcgttattattcaacatttaatggtaatatttcaattatattatattatattatatatagataaatatatattgattattgatgaacttgtccagttaaaattttcaattttataaatgacaaataaattgtatgattaataaaaaatgtcatacaattttgacattatttattcatatattacttatgtttcattctattactatttattcatacattacttatgtttcattctattactatttattcatatagtacttatgtttcattcgattacttatgcttattaatacccatagttatttttaaatatgtttttaagaaaaatagtcaatagatctaatatatttattttatttaataatctctaTATATAACTTtcagattttatattttaaataatttagtagtattagtaagaaattttattaaagtgaaaatagaaaatagtagttagtttttctatacagaGAATGACGATGGCACATGTTGTATGATATCTTATTTGAAAtatgtaattatttatttataattttataattatttaaatttcaattattttatataaaacattcttaattattttgtaaaattcaCTACAATTAGATTACAAAGAATAAATTGTCTGTTTGGTGGAACCTCCTTACTTCGAATTTTACACCaaaatccatacaatatataaaagcaatgatatgctatattaaaatatgtatctactaatatttatccttttgttaaatgagaggttagaaatcttctaaccatatgaaatttggtttcaaaattttattattttggaaagtttctattaaataattttgaaggaaatcaagtgagataaattatttttattaatttttaatgataatttgattcactcaatttttggtgatacaacgtcaatataattggagtactaaatatatttgtaacgtatttattttatacaaattaagatattggtaagtaattcatatgattatttgtaacgtatttattttatacaaattaagatattggtaagtaattcatatgattttaatgtattgattctatatcaattaaattatttccaACGTAATGATTTTAACGCATGGGCCgttaaaaaggcttttatatcttacaaaattagacatttttttcaaatataataatttaaaaatacataaatcTAACAGTCGCTATAATATATGATGAATAAAACAACTCACTAAAATATGCATTTCGgtcttgtaatttttaaaaattaaaaaatagtttttagaaACTAAATCATGCTATCACATATAGACATATGAAGACACTTATTCAACCATCTAAATATCAAAATTCCTCTCCATCTGAGTAAGTGCATCATATCAGACTATCTTCATTTCAACCTTTCATATCTGAGTAGGTGCATCATATCAGAATATTTTCATTCCAACCTTTCATTTCCTTTTGTTATCCACCTTAGAATGCATAATTGTTCCTATGGAGAGTagtgagaaaaaaatgaaaaccaaaaataagtaaatccataaaatttgattaattttaatatcATATCATTGCCACTTTAGGATGTATATACCATTCATTACACAGTGATAGGTTTTGGACCACTAAACCaatcaatcaataatattttctcaatttGCAATTTGGAAGAACTGAAAATTGAAAATTGTGATTCTCTGGCCAATCGAAAAGTCATTATGAATCAGTTCTTAACAAAGTAAAATTTGATCAATAATTAAACAAAGAATTTACCGATGAAAACCGTAGCCTTATTCCCCTTTTTGATTTCATGTTATTCTTCGATCACATATCTACCACTTTCAAATGGCCCATCGAAGAACCAAAAATTATGATCCTCTCCCCCAATCTATTAAACATTACGGAAAGTATCTACCACTTTCAAACAATGGTCTGACTTTCGTAAATTTAAGTAGAGGGATAATGAAGCATGGAACCGTTGCAAAATATGGAAAACAAAGGTTTGTGGGAATAATCATTGGTAACTGCATATTGTAAGTATATATTGAATGAAATTAATGGAAAAGGTTTGGAAGGCAGAAGGGTTGGAAATTAATGGGAAAGGTTTGGAAGGGGGAAGGGTTGGAAGTTATGGATAGAAGAATAGAAGTTTGAGGTTGCTGATGTGGTATATTGTGGAGACAGCAGCTGATGTGGACAGTCTCATTGATTAAGATGATTAAGAAAAGAGAGACTTTTTTTATATGATAGATGTCCATTATGCCAAGTGGAAATGTTACCCCCTTTGTTAAATTTTAAATCTATTAGATGTTGACCCGCGCGTTGCGCGGAAAGATTTTAAGATGTTTTTTTATCTTAAActttttgaaattataatttattaaaactacTATGTTTATAATTTTAAGAATCTTAAAGCATGctcttctatattttttatttattttatcttttgcatATAATATTTAGAATTTCTTCGAGTTTAAAATTATACAATTTAAATCTTAAAGCATGctcttctatattttttatttattttatcttttgcatATAATATTTAGAATTTCTTCGAGTTTAAAATTATACAATTTAAATTAAAGATGTTGTCACCGATATGGATACCTAATTTCCTCTTTAAtggaaataaatatttataattgttgattaaaaaggTTGGACATAAtacttattaattaaattttttattgatgtgatttTACCTATAATATATTGTATAAGATACCGAGAAAACAAATTCGAATTATTAGTGAACTGAGATGGATATTTTTGTAGGTCTAATTTTAGAGCaacattataatatattattaaagttgttaatataatataattcattgGACAAAAGAATTTAGGTCATATTAAATACATTATACTTCAAATTTAAAGAAACTataatgatatattttatttatttttggtagAAAGCAGTGACATATATAATTGCAATAAAATGACTACTACaatcaaattaaaaaactaaaatttataatAGACTAAGTAAAtagtcaaataaaataaataggacAAATATGAATAAATTAACTTCAATATCTTAATATCTTAATCAGTTTTATATCCTTATAGATATGAAAGATTGTGAAGTTCGTACATTTTCAAAGTGTTAAAAATAAGCATATTATATACCAAGTTTTCTTGTGTTCAGTTTTTTAACATTGAGGAGGTGGAGATTATCAACTCATTTGATTCTCATAAACAATAATTTCAATAGAAACAAATATTGAATAGACTTATTATTTAAGTGTCAATATTAAGGAGAAAATCCTTACATAATGTGAAGTTgaaatctattttaatatataaaaatgaattacTACCAAATTGCCTTAATTACCCTAATGACAAACAATAAAACATGGTTTTGCATACCCCTGAGCGTAATTTTACATTTAATCATCATTACATTCCCACACTTTACTTAATGCAAAAGTTATTTATTGGAATATGCAAAAACGTGTACTGCACTCTATAATTTAGCTGCAAGTGGAACAtacatatttatgataaacaaacTTTTCATCATTTCTCCCTATGTCTATATATTTTCGTATCAAGTCTAACCACTGCATGTGTAAACTTTTCCATCTCCCTATTCTCATTTTTCAAACAGCAGTGGAGCGGTAGGGTTTCTCTTCACCTTCACCATTtccattattttttcttcattcaaCCTTACTGATAGAGTTCTGTTTCTTCCACTACTTTTCTCAACAGAATATGAGCAGAAAGTTTTCCCCGATTAAGGATCTCAACGATTCAAAAGAAACATGGAGATTGGCCGTCCGAGTTGTTGATTTTTGGAGTGTTATCAACAGCAAGGGTAAGGAGCATCTGGAGATGGTTCTAATGGACGTATCGGTAATGATCCGTATTCTCTCAACAAGTTTATTAGGTTATTATATTTTTCAGttatgatattgttgttgtttgtcaTCGTCAGGGTGATAGGATACAAGTTTTGATTCGTTCTGACCACACACCAAAATGGAAAGCAAGAATACGCGAAAACATGTCTTGCATAATCAACAATGGAACTGTTTATGAAAACGATTTTCAGTGGAAGCTTTGTGATCACGACAAGAAATTTGTGTTTATTGGTGGTACAACTGTTAAGGAAGTTGAAATTCAGAACCTTCCTCCcaaaagattttttttcaaaGACTTTAATGATATTCTTGGAGGAAATTGTGAGATGAACCGACTTGAAGGTAAATATATTAGGTCATTTGATTTCTTCATACTACAATGTTGTTTATTATTACAGAAGTTGATTTTAACTTTCTCTCTTACTATGTTTTGTAGATATCATTGGTGTGGTTCAAGAAATCAACAATTTTCAATACAACAATTCTGGAAAAAAATCATTTGTTTCACTGAGTCttaaagacttgaagtaaattaTCTCAATTCAAATATTACAACTGTGTTCCATCATTATTATCttattgatattttttatgtttatttctgCAGAGGAGTCATTGTTAACTGCACATTATGGGAGAGCTACGGAACAAAATTTTTGGACTTCTACCACGACGAAAAAAACAGTGGTGCTATTGTAATAATACTAACTCATGCAATGATAAAGGAATCACAAGGTTTGTATCAATAATCTCCTATTTTTCAAATACTATTCGCAGAGCAATAAATTTGATACTCTATTTTTGGTCTTTTTCAGTCTCAAATGGTTGGAGTGGATCTAAGTTGCTTATTAACGAAGACATTCCAGAGATAACTGAGTATTTATCAAAGTATACACAAATTGTTATATTCTTAAAGTATAATAAGCTCCCTTAAAATTTATCATCATTTACATTCATTTTTGGTTCAATGTTTCAGGTTACCGTCAAATGAGCAGACTGAAAAGCCTTCGCAGTCTTCGAAGGGAATGTCTCTTTGGTCTGGTGCCTCTCAATTCACCCCAGTCGAAAGTTTCGTTCATAAGGCCAAGTGTATTTCTCTCAGTGAACTTTGCAAGGTGAAACAGGTACATGGTTATAACAAATTTCAAATAGTAAGATCAATATTATTTTATACAGATGATTTTTGTTAGAGTGTTGCATTTTTTTATATTCAACTTATTGTATCTTAGGACATGTTATGCGTTACTGTTGGAACAACTCAAAGATTTTTTGTCTCAAAACACGGTTGGTTTTATTATGGGTGTACTAAATGTTCTCTAAAGGCATCTGATGTGAACAATCCATACAAATGTTCATGTGGACAGAATGTAGAACATGCCATACCGAGGTTGTATTTTTCAACCTTTAATCAGATTAATTCATTTGCCATTATTCAATATTTGTAGTGTTCTAATTTTATTTTCCTATGCATTTATGTAAAAAGGTATCGAGTTGACATATATGTGGTTGATGGTGATTCCAAATTTCGCTTTGTGTTTTGGGACTCTGACTGTGCCGACATTATTGGAAAGTCTGCTGATAGTATTTATAAAGCAATGCTTGAGGTTCATTTTAATTCATTACctattttaatgtttatttgtatATGAATGAAGTACTTACATTGAATTTAATGTGCAGGAAGGTGACGACGACCCAATGATATATCCAGATGATCTTGACATGCTACTTGGTAAAAAGATGGCGTTTAGGGCTAAAGTTCAGCCAACATTTGGCCAAGCATCTGTTTGGAAACTTTCCTATGATGAAGAGTTTGTAAAGGAAATTGAGAAAGATTATATTACTGATGAAGTATGGAAATTTTTCTTTGCACATCTACATATGTCTAtttatcaatatttgtatcttaaTCTTCATCTCAATATCTGATTTGCAGGGAGATAGCAAATCTTTAAACCAAAACCCAGTTGTTGATCGTGTTGATGAATCCATTGTATGTTAATGTTGACTAAACTTTAGCCTGTTAATTACAGTATTTTCTTTATACTTACTGTTAATTTGTTTTCTTCCAGGAGTCGTTGTCGGCATATGGAGAAAATGATCCTGATAAACAAGTGACCAATACTCCATCCAAAGGAAGTCCTGTTTATCTTGATGCTGAAGATTCCGAATTACAAGCGTATGGTACTACCCAGCTCTCAGGAACCAAGCCTGCAAAGAAAGTTAAGATTGAATCGGATGCATGAAGACTCCACCAGAACCACTTTAATTTCCATCATTATTGTTATTTTGTGATATTTTCTTGACAGTTGTTTTAATGTTTTGGTACAAGATACACGAGTTATGATCCATGGATTAAATATCAGTTATCATTTTGTCATACGATATCAAATATCaattatcattttggttttcTTATAATTTCTCTGTAGCAATGGTgtatggtatgttgtttgtgtttaatattgcatgatatattgccCGATTATACAATGCTAAGTATATTAACTGTTGTTTGTGTTTAATATTGCGTGATATGTTGTCCGATTATACAAACGATCCATATTATTTGGAAACAAATTAATGGTAAACCATCCTACATGATATTTCTTCTTACCTGCAAgtgaaaattaatttttgaataataaattatatatcagaATCGCTTTGATTTGCACAGTATTTTTTCATTAAACCATAATTTTGGCAATGTTATGGTTGTAATGTTTTACAAATTTTGGCAATGTAATTTTGGCAACTTGATTTGAATACTGCATGCATTATTTAAATATAACCTCACCAAATGTGTTTTACAAATTTTTTAATGTCGGTCTTGAAAACTGCACCAGCATCATGTCAACCATCATACCTACCTGACATATGAACAGTAGCTTGCACTACATTCTCATCTTATTTGTGCACGCTTCAGGCAATTATGGTTGCTTGGTGCATTCATTTTTTGCTTATTTAATGATTAAGTCACAATATTTTTAACTGCATAAAATAGGGAGATGACATAAACTTTTCATATTCAGCTATTTCCCTCCATAAACAAATAGTTTGGAGGGAGTCTTTGTCTATATATTGCATGCTTCCCTGCATATTCATCCATATTTTGCAGAATGATTGTATCTTCAAAGTAAGAAATCATGGAAAAGAAACAAAGCGATGAGCATGATCACTTCATGAATGTTATCAGAAGAAAAAGGCAATTTGATGCTAGACATCATAGAATTCGTGTTCTACGAGCTAAGAGAGCCAAGGCATTGGCGGCAATGAACAAAGAAAATGCATGTCAAACTCAACCCCCTGCTGATACTATATCTTCGCATTTCAGATTACCACTATCTTCTATTTCTCCAAATATTCCAAGTTCCACCATAACTGATCGAAATACACAGCAGAAAACTCACAATGTATCAACATTGAATACATTGCCAAGTTCATTAGCAAAAAAACGCCCAAGAGTTGTTTCTGTAAAGAACATTAACAATTTAGGAGTTAACCTCAGAAGGAGATTTGATAACCAGTTTATGAGCGGTGCGACGGCATCTTCAAGCCATACACCTAATCCAGATTCCAGCACCAACGAACTTTTCCAAGATGACAGTGAAGGGGATGAAGGTTCCGGTAATTCTTCAGATGGTTAGTATCTTTATTGTGATGGATTATTAACCGATTTTGAATGTTCTTacacttaaccaaatataataacataatatttTCTAACTCATATTATTATATGCTGCTGTAGCCTGCAGTTCAGTTTCCAACTATTCAAACGACGAGCATGAAGTAGGTTTTGACACTGACATTGAAGAAGTAGATGTTCAAAGATCaggttgtattttattttattgatatgtttctttatttaaaaaatcattatCTATTATGTTATTTTACCTGACAACTGTACATTTTTGTTTAGGAGAATACTACGATTTAGGTGACCCATCATGTGAGTGTCAGCAATGTGGTGCAAATATGTGGTATATGGAGAGGAAAAACAAGTCTCGACATTCTGCTAATCCTAAGTTCTCAATGTGTTGTGGAGAAGGAAAGGTTCAAATACCTTTGTTGAGACAACCTCCACCCGTATTGCAGAGCCTGTTGTTTGAACAAAACGAAAGTGAATCAAAAATATTCCAACAACAGATTCGTCTTTACAATATGATGTTCGCATTTACTTCTCCGGGTGCTAAAATGGATAACAGATTTAATAATGGTAGAGGTCCCCCTAACTATCGTATTCAAGGTCAAACATGTCATCGTATAGGCAGCATGTTACCTTTGCCAGGTGAAAAGGCCCGTTTTGCCCAACTATATATATACGATACTGAACATGAAGTTCAGAATAGATTTGATATTTTCAGGTTTTTACTTTATACATCTTTGTTTCAACACTGTATATTATTTTGTTGTTGCAATTCTCAACATTCTGAACTCTATATGTTGGATGTTTTGCAGAAAAAGGGACGGAGTTGATATTAATATAGTTGAAAAGTTGTCTTCAATGTTATATGAACATAATGTTCATGCTCAGTCATTCAAGATGGCAAGGGACATACTTTCTCAAGGAAATGTTGCAGATCTAAAACTCCGTCTCATTTCTGATCGTCAAAATGATGGAAGAATATATAATCAACCAACagtttcagaagttgctgctctcaTTGTTGGTGATGTTGATACTGC is a window encoding:
- the LOC131622033 gene encoding uncharacterized protein LOC131622033; the encoded protein is MSCIINNGTVYENDFQWKLCDHDKKFVFIGGTTVKEVEIQNLPPKRFFFKDFNDILGGNCEMNRLEDIIGVVQEINNFQYNNSGKKSFVSLSLKDLKGVIVNCTLWESYGTKFLDFYHDEKNSGAIVIILTHAMIKESQVSNGWSGSKLLINEDIPEITEYLSKLPSNEQTEKPSQSSKGMSLWSGASQFTPVESFVHKAKCISLSELCKVKQDMLCVTVGTTQRFFVSKHGWFYYGCTKCSLKASDVNNPYKCSCGQNVEHAIPRYRVDIYVVDGDSKFRFVFWDSDCADIIGKSADSIYKAMLEEGDDDPMIYPDDLDMLLGKKMAFRAKVQPTFGQASVWKLSYDEEFVKEIEKDYITDEGDSKSLNQNPVVDRVDESIESLSAYGENDPDKQVTNTPSKGSPVYLDAEDSELQAYGTTQLSGTKPAKKVKIESDA